From the Niveibacterium microcysteis genome, the window TTGATGCGACGTGCGAGCAGCGCGGTCTTGTGCGGCAGCAAGGCCGGGTGGGGTGACTCGGGTTGCCAGATCATGCGGCGCGTCTCGCCGCTGGTGCGGGTGCGCGAGCAGACGAAATCGCGGGTGCCGTGCTGCGGGTCGGCGAAGATCGGGTCTGCGCCGGACACGGCACCGACGCGCACCGCAAACACCTCGGTCAGCGGTACCTCGTGGGCGTCGCGCACGAAGGCGAGCTGCCCGGCGTGTTCGACGAAGTCCCGCATCTCCCAGTCGCCGCGCGCGGCCGCGGCCAGCGCGTCGTCGAGCGTGCGGTGGTGGGCGGCGTCGATCAGCGCAGTGCGGCGCGAGAAATCGCCCTCGACAAAGCGCCAGATCAGGCAGTTGGGCAGCGCGCCATCGAAGCTCTTCTTGTCGCCCAGTTCGATCACATGCGTGATCGTGCCGCGTGCATGCAGCAGCCGGTTCAGCGGCCGTGCGCTGGTGGCTTTGAGGAAGTCGCGCGGGGTGATGAAGATCAGCTCACCGCCCGTGGCCAGGTGATCCAGGCATTTGGCGATGAAGAACAGGAACAGGTTGCTGCGGCGATCGAAGCCCAGCGCGTTGGGCAGCAGCGCACGGGTGCTGGCGGCGATGTCCTGGTGCCTGACGTACGGTGGGTTGCCGATGATGGTGTCGAACTTCTCATGTACCGGCAGCGCGAAGAAGTCGCCGACCAGGGCGCCCGGCGGGGCATGGCGCGGATCGAGTTCGATGCCGACCGCGCCTGGCAGATGGCGCAGGAAGGCACCGTTGCCGCAGGAGGGCTCCAGCACGCGTCCGTGGCGCTGCCGCAGCGCCAGCATCGCCTGCACGACCGATTCTGGCGTGAAGACTTGTCCGAGTTGCGCAACGTCGAAGTCGGGCAAATCGGGGCGGGTGGGCGCGGGGCTGCAGACGGTGTTCATCGGGGCGGCATTGTCCCACAAGCCGACCGGCTGCCCCGCGTGGGCTCACATCTTCTGGTCGTGGTCCATGCCGCCGTCCATGCTCACGGCGTCCGGCTTGATCTCGGCGTAGGCCACCACCTTGCCGCCGTATTGCTGTGCGAAGGCGTCGGCTGCGCCGCGTTCGGCAAAGCTCGCGAGCGTCGGGCCCATGCTGCCGTGGCGCTTGGAGCCCTGCACGTAGAAGGCGGCCTTCGCGTCGATCCACGCGTCCTGCGGCTTGTCCCAGTCGGTCTTCGCCATGTCCTGCACATAGGCACCCTTCATTGCGCGCTGCTGTTCGGGCTTGAGCAGGGTCGCGATGATCTCGCGCGTATCGCAGAAGAAGTCGTGCTGGCCGTCGGCCCACACGATCTGGCCCTTGGGGCCGGGGAAGTCGGCCAGCGTCATGCCGTCCAGCGAGCACGCGTCGCCACGCGCGATGGAAGCCGGCTTGTCGTCGACCGGTGCCTTGCTGCAGGCGGCCAGGGCTAGAAACAGGCCGAGGGTCAGGATGCGGAAACGGGGTTTCACTTGAATCTCCAGTAGGCAAGGGCCAGCGGTGCGGCGATCCAGCCGGCCATCACGCCGCCGAGCACCGCAGGGTTGGCGAGCGCGGGCGGGAAGACGGTGGCCAG encodes:
- a CDS encoding Eco57I restriction-modification methylase domain-containing protein, with the translated sequence MNTVCSPAPTRPDLPDFDVAQLGQVFTPESVVQAMLALRQRHGRVLEPSCGNGAFLRHLPGAVGIELDPRHAPPGALVGDFFALPVHEKFDTIIGNPPYVRHQDIAASTRALLPNALGFDRRSNLFLFFIAKCLDHLATGGELIFITPRDFLKATSARPLNRLLHARGTITHVIELGDKKSFDGALPNCLIWRFVEGDFSRRTALIDAAHHRTLDDALAAAARGDWEMRDFVEHAGQLAFVRDAHEVPLTEVFAVRVGAVSGADPIFADPQHGTRDFVCSRTRTSGETRRMIWQPESPHPALLPHKTALLARRIKPFGEADWWQWGRGYPQSSAPRIYVNHRTRVAEPFFLHDSPHFDGAVLALFPHRPDVGLNVLCAMLNAVDWAEQGFVCDGRFIFGQRALQNARLPAAFAAFARNPDSA
- a CDS encoding nitrous oxide reductase accessory protein NosL; translated protein: MKPRFRILTLGLFLALAACSKAPVDDKPASIARGDACSLDGMTLADFPGPKGQIVWADGQHDFFCDTREIIATLLKPEQQRAMKGAYVQDMAKTDWDKPQDAWIDAKAAFYVQGSKRHGSMGPTLASFAERGAADAFAQQYGGKVVAYAEIKPDAVSMDGGMDHDQKM